The DNA region TCTGATGCAAAAGTAGCATCAGGTCTTTATTCAGTTCGCTATCTTTCGCTCTGTTGCGCTTATATTCTGTGACACGAGCCAGGTTTTTCGCTTCAAAGACTTCCCGCACAGATACATTCCGAGATAACATCTGCTCCAACAGGATTTTTTCTGTTTCATTGAGGGTGAGGGTGGAGTTTTCAATGGCGTTTGAGTTGTACACGCTCTCAGGTACCTCTACTTCGTCAATCATCGACAGTAGCGATTCTTTACCCTGACGCAAGATATCGTACTCTCGTTTCAGAGCCTGGATGCGGTTTTTTATCGGTTGTGTGCTTGCCATATCATTAGAATACCCTATTCACGATAAATTGTCAAATTTTAGTGAATAGATGGGTAAAAATGGGATCTATTCACGATAAATTGCTAAATTTTAGTGAATAAATAGGTTAAAATGGGTAGTATTCACGGTTTTTTCAGATCGAGCAGGGGGAGTATTTTATTTTAGAAGAAGATAGGGTATATTTTAAGGAGAGAATGCTTGTAACGTGGACCTGATTGACCACTACTAAGGAAGAGAAGAATGCCGATGAAGAATCCGCCCCATCCGGGGCTGTCAGTACGCTGCGATTGCCTGGAGCCACTCGGGCTGAGTGTGGCCGAAGCCGCTCAAAAACTCGGCGTTGACTATGAAGAACTATCAGATATCGTGAATGGCCGGACTGGCATTTCGCCCGAGATGGCGATTCGCCTGGATAAAGCCTTTGGTGGAAGCGCTATCACATGGTACCGAATGCAAGCAGCTTATGACTTAGCCCAAGTCATGCAGAAAGCCGACGAGATTCAGGTTGAGCGCGTCTCATCGGATTGATCGTACTCTATATCGGGATATTCCTGCCATTGTCGCCCGTCCAGCGTGTTGCCACCAGCCTTGGGCGTGCGCCCTCCCCACTGCTTGAAGAAGAAAGCGACGTGTTGCGCCTGACATTTATCGCGTAATTCACGTAGCCACTCTACTTTAACCGGACGCGCTCCTGGTCCGCTCTCACCTCCAGCGATTACCCAATGAATATCTGTAAGGTCCAACGAACCAAGTGCACCGAGCAACGGTTCGAATGAAACAAAGCGCGTTGAGGCGTTGGTTTGTTTTAAGTGCCGCAGGCGTGTCATGGCCGCAGCGTCTTCGATAGAGACACCGAGCCAGATATGTGGTGGGGCGGATAGGCTCTCATAGCGTTGATGGACAAAATCGCGCATCAGCGAACTGCGTTTGGTCAGCACTTGATAGATGTGCCAATCCGCATACTCCATCGTATCAAATACGCGATGGATGTACTGAGTTGGTATGTCCTTATGGAATAGATCGCTCATCGAATTGACAAAGATGAGTTGTGGACGCCGCCAGTGCTTGGGTTGCTCAAGGCGTTCGGGACGAAGCGTGAGGTCAAAACCCGTTTCAAAAGGGTTTTCCTTGACGCCGCGGAAACGCTCCGATAATCGCTCGGCATAACAATGATCACAACCTGCACTCACTTTTGTGCAGCCAGTGACCGGGTTCCAGGTGCTATTGGTCCACTCAATGGTGCTTTTGCGCGACATGCAATTCTCCTGTGTGCCATTTGGAATAACAAAAAATAAACACTGAACATAAGTATAGTATATTTTGGGCCAACGATCAAGTATGTGGTATTTTGATTCTGGAAGAAGATAGAGTATATTTTGAGGAGAGAATACTTGTAAGTGGGATATGATTGACTACTACTAAGGAAGAGAAGAATGCCGATGAAGAATCCGCCCCATCCAGGACTGTCAGTACGTTACGATTGCCTGGAGCCACTCAGGCTGAGTGTGGCTGAAGCCGCGCGAAAACTCGGCGTTGACTACGAGGAACTATCGAATATAGTGAATGGCTAGGCTGGCATATCGCCCGAAATGGCGATTCGCTTGGACAAAGCCTTTGGTGGAAGCGCGATCACCTGGTATCGAATGCAGGCGGCCTACGACTTGGCCCAAGCCCTGTAGAAGGCCGATGAGATTCAAGTTGAGCGCGTCGTAATTACTGCACCATCCGACTGATTAATCTCTTTGCTGTCATAAATCCTGAGCCTCGCGCAGCCGCTCAAAGCAGTAATTCACAACTTGCGGCAGCATGCCTTCCCACGGTTCGCAACCGTTCATGCGTGCGCCATGAAACAACCCGGCGAATGCAATTTTCTTTGCGGGATCAACGCTGACAGTAAGCATCACATCCCGGTCAATGACCCAATCGAAATCCACTTCGCCGTGTGGTGTGGCGTTCACATCCGGCCTACTGACATGAGGCGGAAATTCGTCAATCAGTTTCTGGGCAAGATCTGCTGTCTCCAGAGCAAGGGCAAGAGCACCTTCGCCATCCCAGTCTTCGGTTCCAGCATCTTCAAGCAGACTGTGAACTTCGCGCTTGAGTGATGTGCGCTCCTCATTCGGATATTCGCCGGTCGTATCTGTATGATAAATTCTCAACCTGTTCCTTATCTTTGATCTTATTGTCTTTGGAGAACTTCGGGCGCAATAGCAGTTGGCTGGCTCTCCAGATAGAGTGTGTCATAACTCAGGTCTAACTCGCCTGACCACTCCACGGAACCTGCTACTACACGAACCGCCTGGAAGGTGGCGCGATTCTGAAGGCGCACAAAGACGCCGCGTTTTAGATAGGGCTTCACATCGAATATACGCTGTTCGCCATTCTCAAATATTAATTCCAGTTGATAATCTTCGAGTGGGCGTACTTGCTTGACATAGGGATTCATTTCAATCTCTCAAGCCATCATCTATCACCCGATAACTTCGCGTAATCAATTTCCAGTAACTGGTGATTTGTTTTTTCAGTTTTAGGAGATCGGGTAGGTGGGCTGCGTTATAGTATTTTTTGTAAAAAATCACGAACATTTCCGAAAACGTCGTGATCTAAATCCCAATAGTCATTCTTTGCTGCTACGCCTACAGAAAAATGCGGATCGGGTTTCGTTGTCAAATAAGCATGGGCACGGGCTTTGTGTGGGTTTTTGATGGACACATCTAGCAAATTTTCGACACACACAAAAAAATCATCAATGCAGTGATTCACTGGAGTGTCCGAAAAGCTCTCACAAAGTAGCGTCTCGAGCATACCCGAGCGATTATCACCAGGCAGTATTAGCACCGTCACCGCTGGGCTGATACCTGTACGTTTTGCAGGGCTATCCGGCATAGGTAGTTCGGCATTCTTCAGTGAGGACTGTACGCTTTGGAACGCGCTTCCAGCGGAATTTTCTGCATCCCTAACAATACCGATACTCTGGACGATCTGACGAAATCCAGTCGCGCTTACAAGTCCCTCCAGAAAATCGCGTAGTTCGCTGACGCCGCCGAAGTTTTGGATCTGGATATTCTCAAGAGATAGATGGTCGATAAATGCTTCAAAGAAATTGCGCTGGTCATTACCCTCAACGAGAAGTTGGATTGCCGATTTGATTCCTGTTGGTTTTGGCATATTTAGCGTACCTCAAGCCCGTGTCGAATCGCAGCACTGATTCCATTTGGCTTAACGGTGACACAGCTACTCTCCGCATCACTGACTTCGAGGCGGTGTAGGAGAAAGCCGTTAGAGCCAAGGGCTTGATGCGCCGCTTCTATACATTCAAAACTATGCGTAGTCGCAAATATCTGTGTGCTGGACTGTTTAGCCGCTTCATCAATGACCCGCCAGACATCGGGTAATACGGAGTGGTGAATCCCATTCTCCACTTCATCTACCAGAACGGCACCATCCGGTGCAGAAGCTATGGCCAAAACAAGGCGGGCAATTTGGGTCATGCCTTCGCCCATTACGGATAGCGGTACCAGTTCGGACAATCCGATGTCTCCCCAGATTAAGGGTATACCGCTGGAGGAATTGTCCTCGATGCTTTGCAGCCTCGGCTCGACAACTTGTAGTGCTTTTAAGAGCATATCTCCCTTTTTCTGCTGTCTCAATTTTCCCAGCCTTATGGCATCTTCTTGGATATTCCTGATTCGAGACAAGAGAATTATTGCAATAAAGGGGACATCTATAACAGGCTGATTGACCTCAAACCCTTGTTCATTCATACGTATATGGCTTTCAACCTGTTTACTTGCAGCAGAACCGCGATATCGAAATACGAGTGAACGTTCATCAAAAAGGTTTGTGGCTGAAGTTCCATTCGTACTATCAACTGGAATTTCAGCAGTAGGCTGTGGTTCTGAGGAGATCTTCAATGTTAATTGAGCGCGTGATGGTCGAGCTCCTTTGATCTCAATAGCACGTCCCATGTCCAGATTGGAAAAGAGTTGTTTCCAGAAAGGATTACCAGTCGAAATTTCGCTTGGTTTTAGGCCTCTAATAATATTGTTATTTATTGCCATTTGTGCGTTTCCGGCTCCAGCCAGCAGAAAGATTGCTTCGAGTAAACTGGTCTTGCCGGAATTATTTTTTCCGGCAATGAGGTTAATGCCGCTCAATTGGTCAATTTTGAGTGCGTTGAAGCCGCGAAAATTTCGTATCTGCAAGCGTTTCAACATCGCTTTCACTCCTCGCTTATATCTGATTTTCCAGATTTCCTTCGTACTAATTTGCGGTTGTTCCAGCAGGGCGGTTCAAAATATAATATCCAAATTCGGTGTAAAGATCAAATTATTCATCTCTTATGCAGTATCACCTACTTATCGCTAAGACTGTGTAGGGTTATGGGGATGAATTTCGAAAGGACTCGAATCGACGCTCCAGAAAATCGCGATTTGGCCAGTCTTCCCGTTCTCTCGGAAGCCGGAGTTCAGTTCCATCGAGGTCTTTGAGAGCTACCAACAGATCGCCATCTTCTTGATTGTGCAACTGCGACGACACATGGACCCGAAAATCGGGATCAACACTGATCAAATGAGAATCGAAGGCGATATGGTGCAGTGCAGACATGCAGATCCCATTCTGAATCGAAGGAGGACCACCTTCGGCATCGGGTACAATATGGGCACCGACCAGCAGTTCGCGTACCGGTAATCCGCTGAAAGCGCATCTCCATTCGTATGCCGTTTTGGTGCGAAAGCTAAACTTAGCCTGGTGGATTCTGGTGCGTGTTGTTGTCGGGGAATAGGAAGCTACAATACTATCTCGGATTATGTTAGATGATCTGACTCCGGGAATCTCAAAGTCGTCTGTCGTCAATAGCACGTATCCTTCTTCCTGCTTGAACTCTTTGATCCAGATCGGAAATATTGGTAGATACGTGGCTGGCGCAAGCCCCATAAAGTAGATAAGCGGTGCGCCTCGCCGCCTTGCGGCTAACAGTGCTTGGTTGGTCAGGTTATTCGATCCGCCGCGTGCGAGGTCATAACGAATCAGGCCGGTATCGTGGTCCAGGTTCGAATCGAGATCCTGATCGCGGTACCATCGCGACCTTCCGGTGCGAGGGACTGTCGTCTTGATGCTGAGAGCGGCACTCATCTGCTTCGGCTTGAAGATACCTGTCACCTTGTTGGCGAACAGCACACCTTCGCCGCCCACCTGGAAACCTGTCCTGATTGCGTCCCAGGGAACTTGTCCGCCCCACTGCCGCGAAATTTTTTCAATGGCGACGAATGCTGCAGCACGAATATGTTTATCTGGATCGGTCATCTCTCACCCGATAACTTCGCATACTCAATTTCCAGTGGCTGGGTGATTCGTTTAGCAATTTCCAGGAGGTCGGGTCGGTCGGGTGGGATATCTTTTTCCATCTTTCCATCGGGATACACGGTTACTGTGTCTATCCTTTTGATGAATCCCTTTTTGGCTGTCGCGCGATTGAACTGGAGGCCGTCTTTTGAAATTGCCATGCGAGTCTGTAAAATGTGTCCTTCGCCGATAATGCGAAAAAGAAAGCCCAGGATGCCGGATGTTGGGCGGCCTGTAAGCCCTTTGATCTCGTCATAGGCAACCCAATTTCCAAAATCCAGCAGGCGATAGGTCATCACCCGCCGATTGGTTACTTTGAGATGTGGGGTCGAGAGCGTATCCATGTACGAATACCGGTCCGGCTTGCCGGGCTGGTATTCCCACCAGATTCGCACATTTACTGCCAGTTCTGGCGTTGGGGCTTCTACGATCTCGCGGATGACCCGATCTACCCGATAATCTACTTCCGTATTCTGTTTGTATTGATAGGATAACTGCGCGTACTGAGGCATCGCGTCTTCTGCGCGTGCGGTCACTTCCATAAATGCCTGAAACCAGTTTTCGTACCCAATAAATAGCGGCAGCCCCTGCGGATCGCGCGCCCTTGCCTTCTGTGCGAGATAAAGTATCATCTCTCCCTGAAATCGCGCACCATTGGTCGTCGCTGTCGGGTCGTAATTGTCACATTGCCGCATCGCCTCTACGATCTCTGTTCGGCTTACGACCTGATATTCTGGACGCACGCCGTCTGCTTCGATATACGCTGGTTGATCCAGCGTAAAGAAAAAACAAAGGAGGGTTGCGATTCTCAGCCCTCCAATGTAGTGAAAGCCCGTCATATTATCCCTTAATCCATCAGTTTGTCACAGCCGAGATAGCCATCATCTATCGCCCGATAACTCCGCATACTCAATTTCCAGTGGCTGGGTGATTCGTTTTTCTAATTCTATGAGATCGGGCCGGTCGGGTGGGACATCTATCTCCATCTTTCCATCGGGATACACGGTCACTGTGACTATCCTTTCCAGGAATCCCTTTCTGGCTGTTACTCGAGAGATCTGGAGGCCATCTTTTGAAATTGCCATGCGAGTCTGTAAAACGCGTGCCTCGCCGATAATGTGAAAAAGAAAACCCAGGATGCCGGATGTTGGACGGCCTGTAAACCCTTCCATTTCGTCAAAAGCAACCCAATTTCCAAAATCCAGCAATCGACAGGCCATCACCCGCTGATTGGTTACTTTGAGATTCGGCGTCGAGAGCGTATCCATGTACGAATACCGATCCGGCTTGCCGGGCTGGTCCTTCCACCAGATTCGTACAGTCACTGCCAGTTCTGGCGCTGGGGCTTCTTTTACCTCTCGAATGACGCGATCTATTCGATATTCTATTTCTATATTCTGTTCATATTGATAGAGTAGTTGCGCGTACTGAGGCATCGCGTCTTCCGCGCGTGCGGTCACTTCCATAAATGCCTGAAACCAGTCCTCATACCCGATAAATAGCGGCAGTCCTTGAGGATTGCGCGCGCTTGCTTTCTGTGCGAGATAAAGTACCATTTCTCCCTGAAACCGCGCACCATTGGTCGTCGCTGTCGGATCGTAATTATCATATTGCCGCATCGCTTCTACGATCTCTGCCCGACTCACCACCTGATACCCCGGACGCACATCGTCTGCACATTCTGGCCGATCCAGTGTAAAGAAAAAACAAAGGAGGGTTGCGATTCTCAACCCTCCAATATAGTGAAAGCCCGTCATGTTATCCCTTAATCCATCAGTTTGTCACAGCCGAGATAGCCATCATCTATCGCCAGGTAACTTTCACATAATCAATTTCCAGTGGCTGCATGATCCGCTTTTCCAGTTCTATGAGATCGGGTCGGTCGGGTGGGATATCTTTCTCCATTGTTCCATCGGGATACACCGTCACGGTGGTCGTCTTTTCTATGAATCCCTTTTTTGCTGTGGCTCGCAAGATCTGGAGGCCGTCTTTTGAAATTGCTATGCGAGTCTGTAAAATGTGGCTTTCGCCGATAAACCGAAAAAGAAAACCCAGTACGCCGGATGTTGGGCGCGCTGTAACGCCGTCGAACTCATCATAGACAATCCAATTTCCAAAATCCAGCAACCGATAGGATATCACCTGGTAATTGGTTAATCTCAATTTTGGCGACGAAAGCGTATCCCTGTACGAATACCGATCCAGCTTGCCGGGCTGGTCCTCCCACCAAACTCTCACATTTGTTGCCAGTTCTGGCGTTGGGGCTTCTTTTACCTCTCGGATGACGCGATCTACCCGATAATCTATTTCTGTATCCTGTTTGTATTGATAGGATAACTGCGCGTACTGGGGCATCGCGTCTTCCGTGCGTGCGAGTACTTCCATAAATGCCCGAAACCAGTCCTCATACCCGATAAATAGCGGCAGTCCCTGTGGGTCGCGCGCGCTTGCCTTCCGCGCGAGATAACACACCACATCCGCCTGAAACCGCGCGCTATTGGTCGTTGCTGTCGGGTCGTAATTGTCACATTGCCGCATCGCCTCTATTACTTCTGCCCGACTGACCACCTGATACCCCGGGCGCGCTGTATCTGCCTCGACACCTGCTGGACAATGCGGTGATAAGAAAAAACAGAGGAGGGTTGCGACTTTCAACCCGCCTCTGTAGTGAAAGTTCGTCATATTATTCCACAATCCGTCAGTTAGTCACAGCCGCGATCTAATTTTTCAACACTATGAGGATGCGCTGGCCAACGAGCAAGGGATCGGAAAAGGAGATGCTGAGGGTTTTGGCTGCTTTATCCTCGCTGAGTGCGTATTCTTTGTCTTTGCTCAGTTTGCCATGGTCGTCGCATACGGCGGCGAGTTCGCCCTGTACGGTAATGTTTTCTCCAATGGCAACTTTTTTAACGTCGGTGTTGTCAACGTCGGGGAAATTTATAATTTTGTAGTTTTTGCGAATCCTGCGCCAGGTATGGAGATATCCCTGTTCTTTCAGGTTATCTTCCGTGCCGATATAGACGAGGACTGAACTGATAATTTCCTCTGCATCCTTAAGGTCTTCCTGGGTGACTTTAAGGTCTTCCTGGGTGACTTTAAGGTCTTCCTGGGTGACCTTAAGATCTTCCCGGGTAGCCTGAAGGTCATTATGCGCTTTTTCGAGGGCTTCTGTTACGCGTTGAAGGCGACTGGTTTGCTCGAATAGGCTGTTGCGAAGGCTGTCGCGGGAGGCTGTGGCTTGTTCGAGGTCACCTCGCAGAGTGGTGGTGAGACGCCTGTACTCTTTCATTTCATTGGTAAGGCGGTGGAGGGTGGTCAGCAAAACTTTATTTGATTTGCTGGTACTGTCCATTTGCGCACGCACAGAATCGATGCGGACATTTAATCCCTCAACTACATGGTTAAGAGAGTCTATCAGTGCTTCATCGCGTTTGGCTTCTTCTTCTATTTGCATAACGTAGGGACTTTCCTTAATGATTTCCTCTTCGCTGGGCAAAAACGCGATGTATAAAAGAAGGGCCAATGCGATGGCGGCAATGCCAATCACCAGGATAATTTGCTTGTTGTTGTTCACGGGTTACCTCCAGAAAAAAGATGGTTGCAAAAAATGAGGGTTATGGGTTTTAGCGAGCAAGAGATTTTCCACGCCCGCTCTGGATTAGTGGCGTGGTGAAGTTGTGTGGTCCTCCCTGTTATGGTGTTGTTATGGTTTCGCGGTTGGGAAATCCGCCGCCCAATGCGAGGTGAAGGTCAATGCGCGTCTGGAGTCGTTGCTGGCGCACAACGAGCAATTGGCTTTCGGCCAGGTAAGCCGTGTTGCGCGTTTGAAGCACGGTCAAGAGGTCTATAAGCCCTCTGTAATATCTATCTTCTGCCAGTCGGCGTGCTTCACTCGCCTGTTCAGCGGCGGTTTCCAGAGCGGTCTGGCGTTTTGCCAGATGTGCTTCTGATGAGAGTGCATTTTCAACTTCGCTATATGCTTGCAAAACGGTTTGGGCAAATATTGCGGCGGCTTCGGTTTCTCTGGACCTGGCCAGATCGATATTGCCCTGTATGCGCCCGCCCTGGAAGAGGGGTTGTGTGAGGTTGGCGATCAGGCTCCACACGCTGAAGTCTCCATTGAGCAGATTGTCCAATGCGTCGCTGCTGGTTCCGCCCGAAGCGGTCAGGCTGATGCGTGGATAACGCAGGCGTTTGGCGGCTTTGTGATTGGCCTGAGACGCAGCAAATTGGCGTTCTACTGCAATGAGGTCGGGGCGTCGGGAAATGAGATCTGCCGGAAGGCCCGCGGGCACTGGCTGTGGTACCTGGGGAAGGTCGTCGGCAATGGCGAATGTGCCTGAGGGATAGCGCCCGATGAGCACTTCGAGTTGGCGAATGGCCATTTCATAGCGTTGTTCGCGCTGGTGCAGGCGGTCTTGTGATAGCGCGAGTTCAGATTGGCTCTGGCGCATGTCGAGCGAGGGGCGCACCCCGCGTTCGTAGCGCGTTCGTACTTGTTTGTGGCTGGTGAGGCTGTTTTCGTATGTTGCCTGTGCGAGTTCGAGTTGGCGCCTGGCTTCGATGGTGGCAAACCACGCTTTGGCGGTTTGTGCCGCCAGTGACATGCGCGCGCCCCGGTACATGGCCTGTGTTGCCTGATAGGTGGCCTGTGCAGCCGCAGCACTTGCGCCGAGCCGTCCCCAGAGGTCGATTTCCCACGCGGCATTGATGGAAACGCCATAGGTGGTGTTGGTGTTTGAGAGTACCTCTCCAGGCGCCTGACCGGGGATGGGAAATCCGATGAAGTTTTGTTTGCGTCTCAATCCCGATGATCCCGCGCTGAGTTGCGGGTACAGGGGTGCGCCAGCCATTTTGGCCTGTGCGCGTGCGGCTTTGAGACGCGCTGCAGCAGCGTGCAGGTTGTGGTTGTATGCGAGTGCTTGCGCGATTAAGCTGTCGAGACCGCTATCGTTAAATGTCGCCCACCAGAGGGTGTCAGCAGGTGTTGTTGTGGCGGTTTCTGTC from Gemmatimonadota bacterium includes:
- a CDS encoding TolC family protein; its protein translation is MITHSPWHYFALCLALMTACASAPRVQQSPVQPPQTYQTETATTTPADTLWWATFNDSGLDSLIAQALAYNHNLHAAAARLKAARAQAKMAGAPLYPQLSAGSSGLRRKQNFIGFPIPGQAPGEVLSNTNTTYGVSINAAWEIDLWGRLGASAAAAQATYQATQAMYRGARMSLAAQTAKAWFATIEARRQLELAQATYENSLTSHKQVRTRYERGVRPSLDMRQSQSELALSQDRLHQREQRYEMAIRQLEVLIGRYPSGTFAIADDLPQVPQPVPAGLPADLISRRPDLIAVERQFAASQANHKAAKRLRYPRISLTASGGTSSDALDNLLNGDFSVWSLIANLTQPLFQGGRIQGNIDLARSRETEAAAIFAQTVLQAYSEVENALSSEAHLAKRQTALETAAEQASEARRLAEDRYYRGLIDLLTVLQTRNTAYLAESQLLVVRQQRLQTRIDLHLALGGGFPNRETITTP
- a CDS encoding DUF2442 domain-containing protein; protein product: MNPYVKQVRPLEDYQLELIFENGEQRIFDVKPYLKRGVFVRLQNRATFQAVRVVAGSVEWSGELDLSYDTLYLESQPTAIAPEVLQRQ
- a CDS encoding phage Gp37/Gp68 family protein, producing MSRKSTIEWTNSTWNPVTGCTKVSAGCDHCYAERLSERFRGVKENPFETGFDLTLRPERLEQPKHWRRPQLIFVNSMSDLFHKDIPTQYIHRVFDTMEYADWHIYQVLTKRSSLMRDFVHQRYESLSAPPHIWLGVSIEDAAAMTRLRHLKQTNASTRFVSFEPLLGALGSLDLTDIHWVIAGGESGPGARPVKVEWLRELRDKCQAQHVAFFFKQWGGRTPKAGGNTLDGRQWQEYPDIEYDQSDETRST
- a CDS encoding AAA family ATPase, producing MLKRLQIRNFRGFNALKIDQLSGINLIAGKNNSGKTSLLEAIFLLAGAGNAQMAINNNIIRGLKPSEISTGNPFWKQLFSNLDMGRAIEIKGARPSRAQLTLKISSEPQPTAEIPVDSTNGTSATNLFDERSLVFRYRGSAASKQVESHIRMNEQGFEVNQPVIDVPFIAIILLSRIRNIQEDAIRLGKLRQQKKGDMLLKALQVVEPRLQSIEDNSSSGIPLIWGDIGLSELVPLSVMGEGMTQIARLVLAIASAPDGAVLVDEVENGIHHSVLPDVWRVIDEAAKQSSTQIFATTHSFECIEAAHQALGSNGFLLHRLEVSDAESSCVTVKPNGISAAIRHGLEVR
- a CDS encoding HNH endonuclease; translation: MTDPDKHIRAAAFVAIEKISRQWGGQVPWDAIRTGFQVGGEGVLFANKVTGIFKPKQMSAALSIKTTVPRTGRSRWYRDQDLDSNLDHDTGLIRYDLARGGSNNLTNQALLAARRRGAPLIYFMGLAPATYLPIFPIWIKEFKQEEGYVLLTTDDFEIPGVRSSNIIRDSIVASYSPTTTRTRIHQAKFSFRTKTAYEWRCAFSGLPVRELLVGAHIVPDAEGGPPSIQNGICMSALHHIAFDSHLISVDPDFRVHVSSQLHNQEDGDLLVALKDLDGTELRLPREREDWPNRDFLERRFESFRNSSP